ATAAATATTATCTCGAGAATGAGATAAAGCATATATCTCAAAACAAGAACATATAGGCATAATATTATTTCTAAAAATGATAATTGGTATAGTAATAACTTAAATTCTCTACCAAGGGTAATTGCAGGCATAATTAGGTTTAGAGTTTGAAAGTATTCAAACTAGACAAATCTTGATCATTGTCCATGGATGTCGATAAATATCCTTAGTTTTATTTTATCTAACTTTATCGTCATAGATTAAGGGATTTGTTAATTCTTAATTTGTTATCTAAACTTTTAGTTTCAACCATTATGTTATATTAAAAACTTTTGCTACTACTCATTGAATATAGTTTGCATTAAATTCATAATATTTGTTAAATATCTTTATCATAAAACACAATTATGATTGAAAATAATGGTAGTAAGACTAATTATTTTTATGATGTCATAGTTATTGGTGGTGGTTCTGCCGGTTTAAGAGCTGCGATTGAGGCTCACGACAATGGATCAGTTGTTCTTCTAATTAGCAAGAGTAAACAAGGTGATCCTCATACGGTACTTGCAAGAGGAGGAATCAATGCTGCACTTGGTATTATGGACCCCAAAGATAACTGGATGATACATGCCTCTGATACCTTAATAGAAGGCGAACATATTGCGGATTATGAGAGAGTTGAAATTCTTTGCAAGAGTGCTCCTGAAGCTGTCTCTGAATTAGTTAACTGGGGTGCTAGATTTCATATGGAGGAAGATGGTAGACTAACACAACGTTTCTTTGGAGCTCATACATACAGAAGAACTGTTTTTTATGAAGATTGGACTGGCGATGAGATAATCCGTGTACTAATGCAACAAGTCAAGGAAAGAAAAATCGATCTCATGGATAATGTCTATATTACAAAGTTGCTATTTAAAGACAACATAGAAAACGTGGATGGACATCCAAATTCTTCATCATCCAAAATAAAAGGAGCAATCGGCATGGACATCAAAGACAAACAACTTGTAAAGTTTAATTGCAAATCTTTAATACTTGCTTCAGGTGGATATACAAGAGTTTATTCGATAAGTAGTTCTAGAAATTATGAACACTATGGTGAAGGAATTGATCTGGCATATGAAGCAGGAGTAGACTTGGTAGATATGGAAATGGTTCAATTTCACCCTACGGGTATGGTATGGCCTGAAAATTCATTAGGTACACTTGCTACTGAAGCTATCCGAGGAGAAGGAGGTATTTTACTGAATTCAAAAAATGAACGGTTTATGAAAGAATATTATCCAGAAAGGATGGAACTGGGTCCTCGAGATGTAGTTGCACGAGCTATTTACAACGAGATAGCAGAAGGAAGAGGTACTGTCCATAAAGGAGTTTGGTTAGACGTCACTCATCTTCCCTTAAAAAAAATTTTGGACAGATTGCCCACGATGTATAAACAATTCAAGGACATAGCCGGAGTCGATATTTCTAGAGAGAAAATGGAAGTTGGTCCTACTGCACATTATTCTATGGGCGGATTATCAGTAGACATAAATTGCAAAACAAAAGTTGAGGGTTTATTCGCAGCAGGCGAGGTAATAAGTCAGATTCATGGTGCCAACAGGTTAGGTGGTAACAGTCTACTAGATACCTTGGTTTTTGGAAAAATAGCTGGGAGGGAAGCCTCGATTTTTGCAAAGCAGTTACCGACCCCACAAGAAGATAATCCTTCAGAGTCGGAAGCATATAATGACATACAAAAGTTTGAAAAAGATCTTTTTGTTGTATTGGATAACCCATTAAGTTTTCGCAAAGAAATACAAGATATAATGGATCAAGTTGCAGGAATAGTAAGAAGTGCATCAAGTCTTCAAAAAGGGTTAGAAAAAATTCTAGCTTTAAAGGATAGGTTTTATTCTCAGATTCGGATATTTCAAAAAAATGAATTAAATAATGAAAACCTCATCAAGAATTTCATTATGACTTTGGAAGTCAGATCATCTTTGGTCGTATGCGAGTCGATAATAAGGAGTGCTTTTATGCGAAAAGAAAGCAGAGGTGCGCACTTTCGTTCTGATTTTCCAAATATCGATAACGATGTATGGCATGTTAATATCTATTGTACCAAAGTAGGTGGAAAAATGATACTATATAAACAGAATGTTAAAGAAGTAAAAGGTATCCTGAAAGAAGTAATAAGAGATCATTCAAAACCCATTCATAATAATGAGTCCGAATAAGGAGTAACAAACATCATTACGTAGTATTAGGACTTATCAATTTTGTTACTGTTGTAGTCTACCTCTTAATAATGATAGGCTGGATTACAATTAGCATTTCTATTGTGGACATTATGCTAAAAACCACCTCCTCTTCCTCCCTTGACCATGAAAGAGATAATTACAGTGTTGCAATTCCGTGACCCGGCGCGATTCAATTGGTCACGTTGAATGAGTTATTAGATGTACTTTCGGGAAGTTTTTCTAAAGTCCACTGTTGACCCAAGCCATTATTTTGTGTCCAAGTTTGTATAAAAGCACCGGGAAGAGGGTTTGATGCTCGAATTTCAAGAACCATGCCATTAAGTTTACTCTTTATGAAACCATCACCGGTAATTGTCCACTGCTGACCCAAGCCATTATTTTGTGGCCAGGTTTGTATATAAGCACCTGGACGTGGATCTGATGCACGAATTTCAAGAACCAAGCCATTAAGTTTACTCTTTATGAAACCATCACCGGTAATTGTCCACTGCTGACCCAAGCCATTATTTTGTGTCCAAGTTTGTATAAAAGCACCGGGACGTGGATCTGATCCTGGAATATCAAGAACCAAGCCATTAAGTTTACTCTTTATGAAATAAGTTGTTTCACTGTATGCATAGTTTAAATGATTTGAAGATAACAAGAGTATGCTGACTATTCCTAAACCTAAAGATATTGCTGTAATTAAATGATAGTTGTGTGTATTTCCCTTATTTTTTGTCATGGTGATTGATGTACTGTGTGATCCTGGAAATATATAAACAAATTAATCTTAGGGATCATATTAATAATGTTTAACCACTATAACGTATTTCTAACTAAATCCTTTGATTCAATTATGAAGTTTGATTATTATTAAAAAGTCATTATTTCCTTTAAATTAATACTTGGTATCCAGTTCATATCATCATGATCTAAAATTAGTGTTAAACAATCTCTATTTTACAATAATGCAAATTAATCCATAATAAATATCTAAAATCTGGAGAATATAAACTGGTGGAGATTTTGATGTATAAATGAAACGAAAGTCCTTTCCCTTCGATTTAACTTTAAATCCTACAAGAGGGAATATATAAAGGTCATAAAATATGCGAAAGAGTAGTACCTATTGCACCATGCTTATTTTCGTGTCAATTTCTTGTATGATTTTTGTAATATATGCGGATGCACAATCGTCAACTAATAATAGCATAGACATCAGTGGTATTTACTTGTCAGACAAGCAGACAATTTATGATGTTAAACAAGCAAATAATACGGTTTGGATATTAGGTACTGCAGCTCCAAATGTTAAGCCAAGTACCATTGCAGACATTTTTAGTGGAACGTTAGCAAATAACAATAGTAAAATAATCGGAAAATGGATAGACTCTCCATTATCAAATAAATCTAATGGTGGTAATGTTGATTTTGATCTTTTGATTGACGATTCGAATAATAATAATATGACTTTAACTAAGAACCTGTCAACATCAGGATCAAACAACGTTTATCCAGCAAATATATTGACCAAATATGACCCCAGTCTTCATGGTCCTTTAACAATTTATGTGTCAATGGAAAATTTATTGGTCAATGAAGCACGTGCTCCTACTTCCGATATTTTATACGTTGGCATAAGTGGTCAAAAGAATAATGACAATCCTTTAACCGCAACTAAATATTTAGGAGCTAGAGGAGATGGTTCAAACATAACAACAAATCTAAGAATTGGACCTTTTATAATGAATAATGAAAATGATTCCCTTAAAGTAGAAATATTGGGACTAAATAAGGCAGACAGTACAATATCATTTACAATAATCAATCTTAGAGATACGCTTAATCAACTAATGGAACCATCATACAATATTTCTGATTTGGTTCAGGCGACAAACGTCATTAGGTCCCTATCACCAGGATTAATTCCAGGAGGATGTAATGGTTTGGTATTCATAGATGAGATACCTTTATCGTCGGAATTTTTAAGAAATTCAACTGCCTTTAACGAACAACACAATATAGAAAAAACCTATCCTGGAACGACAAGTCCACCTGGATGCGGACCACCATCAGAGTATGTCGTTAAACTATCCATAATGGCTCAGAAATAATTCTACAAACTCTCATCCATTGAGATCATGTTTATTGTGATAACAGGGTTCCATTACAACCGATATAAAGACGTCATTCGATTAAAGTTTCATTGAATTGTAAGGAATGCAGTATTACTAAATATTTTCCATTGGAAGACTAAACTACTGATTCAATTCTATCTTAATTAGATAGAAGGATACGTAATATGGTCGATACTATTCTAGTTACTGGTGCTATCGGAACTGTTGGAAGCGAAGTTGTAAGACAACTTTCCAAAGTCACGAAAGGTATTGTTAGAGCTGCAATTTACTCTCCAAATAAAATTGATACTCTCAAACAAATTGTTAATCAAAGTATCGAATTTGTAAATTTAGACTATTTGGGATGAAAAACAGTTCAAGCTCTTGCTAACGTTCAAAAGATTTTTCTAGTAACAACACCTTTGCCTAATTCCGTAGATATAGTATCTAAATTAGTAAAAGAAGCCAAGAATAATGGAATAAAGTATATAGTAAAATTATCAGTAATGAATTCTGATGCTCAACCTGGGTATGCAATGGGAAAATTACACAGACAAGAAAAAAAGATTATAGAAGAATCAAAAAAACCACACACCTTTTTACGTCCAACTTCATTCATGCAGAATTTTGTAAATTATTTGGTCAAACCAAAAGAAATCAAAATGTTTTCTACTTTCACTGATATGACGTAAAAATTGGTTTTGTAAATGCTTGAGACATTGCGACTGTGGCAGTAAAGATACTTACTTTCGACTAGGACCAATATACTTATGATTATAAATCATTTAATGTTACTAGTCAAGATATGCTTTCTTATAGTCAAGCTGCAGAAATCTTGTCCAAAGAAATTGGAAGGAAAATATCTTACATAGATATCACTGGAGATACGCCCGCAACGGAATGAAGCAGAATGGTGTGAGCGATTGGCTGATTGATGTTATCATGGATAGTTTGAACTTTATTATTAGAGGTGTATATGGGTCACAAACTAGCGATGTGATTGAACAGATTACAGGACGAAAACATATCTTTTGACCAATTTGTCAGAGATTATTATCGTCACTTCAGATAAAAAAAGAAGTGAGAAGACGTGTATTGAAACAGGGTGGCTAAACTCTAATCAGTTTGAATTGGAGAACATTTCCATAAATTTTGTCAATGTAACATGATATACCAGAGACTATACCAGAGATGGGCATTAGAATGGTATTATTGGTTATGATTTGGTTTTGCCAAAATCCCATGTAGAGAAGAACTTGGGATTTATTTCGATGACTACACCTTCTTCGCTCTTTGAACGATCCATAATAATTTTTGCTACCGGATGATCTAATGATCCTAAATATTTCAAAATTATCATTTCTACTGTAGGTATGATGATCTTGGGGTCTTCGAAAATGGTAGCTACACCTTTGCCTTTTACACCTTTATATGGACTGTTTCCATCTTCAACACAAAAATAAATATTGGGTCTTTCTCGGACATTCCGACTCTTATTAGTTGATTTACCTGTCATAATGAATAGTTTTTTCTCATCTTTATTGTAGTAGAACCATACAGGTTGAATGTTGGGATCGCCCTTATCATCAATGGTAGCAAACTGTAAGTTTAATTTGCTTTCGAGGAATCGATCAGCCTCCTCCTTAGTCATGCCAGGAATCTCAGGACTTGCATTAAGGATCTTCACAATATTTGAGATCTTGCCAACATAATAAAAACATCGTATGATCTATGTTGAGAGAGTTAGTTCTATGATCATTTTTGGGTTGATTAGTCATAATGATATACATCGTAACTCTACGGATCTATGACTAATTTGTTAGACATTAAAAGAAACCTTACTTATCGGTTAGTTCTCATCTATATGGATTAAGTTCCTGATGATAACAGGATTCTTATATTAAATATCGTAATTAGCTGTTTAGTTATGGACAAGAAGCAGAATAGTCTATCCTTAATACTCTTTGTTATCATTGGATTATATTCGGCACATTTACTAGGTGAATTTTCAAGTGCAAAAGGAACTGTAGTTGGCAATAATCAAGATAAAGTTCTTGTGATGTATGCTGGGTCGCTTGTAAAGATATTTGAAGACGTAATTGGACCTGCGTTTCAAAGTGAATCTGGATATCCATACATCGGAGAAGGAAAAGGCTCTGTTCAAGTTTCAAATTTGATTAAGGATGGATTCAGGGCACCTGATGTATTTGTTAGTGCTGGAACGGTACCAATGACAAGGCTAATGAACACTACTCCCCCCTTAGTAGATTGGCTTTTAAAGTTTGGATCAGCTGAAATTGTAATTGCTTACTCGCCCAATAGTCCACACTTTGGTGACTTAGAGAGAGCAAGAATGGGTGAAATCCCTTGGTACGAAGTTGTTTCTCAAGATGGTTTCAAATTTGGCAGAACAGATCCTGAGTTAGATCCAAAAGGATACTATGGAATAATTACCGCTGAATTAGCAAATTCCTATTACAATGATTCATCTATCAAGAATAGAACATTTGGAGAGGATAGAAACCCCAAACAGATATTTCCAGAAGAAACACTCAAGACTGTGTTAGAAACTGGTTCATTGGATGCAGTCATAGCATACAAGCATGAGGCTATATCAAGAGATCTTCCCTACATCACTTTACCTAAGGAAATTAATCTAGGTGATCCCACATATTCTGATTTGTATAAACTTGCAAATTATACACTGCAATCCGATCAAAAAACAATTTACGGTGAACCAGTCGAGTTCTCAATCACCATACCAGAGACGGTGAAGAATATGGACGGTGCAATCTCTTTTGTAGACTTTATGCTTTCTAAGAATGGTTCACAGAAACTTAAAAGTCAAGGCCTTAATCCGATTAACATAACATCTGAAGGAAATACCAATGAGATTCCTTTGCCTATAAAAGAGGCAATTCCATAATAAGGCAGGCAGTCTTGTAGTCTTGTCCATTGTTGAACAAATTGTATGACCAGGTAGCCTTGCTCATCCTGTGGGGAAAGTCCCTCCCTCGTGATAATATGGTTCCAATGTAACTTACTATCAAATCTCACCCTTCCTCATTCGCTAACAAGGTGAAATGACGGTCTAATTCTCATTCTCTAGAATGAGAGTAGCTTTTATGTAACTTCAAGCTCCCTTCTTACTAATGGATAATAAAAATAATTTATCGAATATACGTCTACTTTTAGCTATTGCCGGCATGTTGGTTTTATCGGGACCCATCTTGTATGTTTTCTCTAATAATGTATTTGCGCAAACAAATTCTACTGGTAGTATTGATTTGCAGCCAAATATTAATGCAGAAAACATTTTTAACACCAAAACAATGACGCTAGGTAATAATATAAAAAATCTTGTTATCCTTATTCCTGATGAAGGTCATCATGCTGCTGGCGAAGATAACGAAGCCAGATTTTTGGATCAACACTTTGTACCAGAAAATGCTGTAATTAACACCGGTACTACCGTACAATGGTTTAATGGTGATGTAGGTCATGAACGTACAATAGAAGTTAAGGACACTGATGGGAGCACTACATTTTTTAATACTGGAGAGATAGTCGATAGTCAAGCATCAAATCATATTACATTTAGTAATCCAGGTGCGTATAACTATGAAGCAGAAGGTGACCCCGGTGTAACAATGACCGGTTCCGTAACAGTTGGAAATATTCAATCATCAGTAACACCGTCTAGTACAGCCATCTCCTCAAGTTCAAACTCTAGCAATATTGACACAGTAGGAATTTTGATGGTACCAACACAAAATATTGATGACTACATCCAACAGATAACAGGTGCAGGAATTACTGTTGACAATACGTATGACTTTAAAGACTTGAGAGGTGGGCAAGAAGGAACAGGCGATACGCAAACATTAATTGTATGGACTACAGGTGGCAAAGATTTAGGTGAAACACTTTCATTCTTCAGTGGACTTTCCTCTGAATTACCTTATAGTTAATAATTAACTATTTTTTTGTCATTACTTTTTATACCTTGAATTATTTTACCATTCATGAAATCATAATACATCAATATGATCAAGTCGTCATGCATTGTTAAAGTTCCTAGTGGTGCTAGGGTTTTAGATTGGTCTAATCATCCCGTGTGAAGACAAGGATATTCTATGAGGATTAGTACATACACCAACATGTTTAATAACAAAATCCTAGTTGAGAAGTATTAAAGGCATCAATATGATATGGCGCCGTCAACACCATGATTAGAGTTTTCAAGTCTCATGCTTTTGTGCCTATGACCAATGGAACAAGTAGTTGCGAATCTATTGTTTTTGACGATAGATACTTATCACATGAATGTAGCCTTCAATACTATTTCTCTAGGACATGGTAAGAAATTGGTAACTAAAGTTAATAAATGATATACTTAATTCATTTGAGAATTATGAAATAATCATTTAATCAATTATTCAAGAATATATCATCTTTTTTGATAATAATGATACTTAATTTATATAACAAACAGAATGGCTCAAATAGGTTTGTCTTTTCATACATATCATTCTAATTCGGCTGGTGAAACAATTATCAAGATTGAAAATGCAGATAATAAGTCTCATTTGTACGGTTGGGTACCCAGTCGGTCTACAAAAAACTAAACAATGCTTAAAGAAATACAAAACGTATCAATTAGTTAGATCTTTTAGTTTACTGTCTCTACTGTACTTAGTGTATCTTGTATACTATTATGCTTGTGCTTCCGATGTTTCTTGTAACAATATAATATCATATAGAAAGAAAAAAGATCGTCGTTTTCCTATATCATTTACTTAGAGTACGCTTCCATTTTACATACATATTTTCTTATACAGATATTGACGAGCTTCCTATCTCTATTCTCAATAAACTTTGGAATTTAATCTGAAATTCAAAAATTAGTGGTATTTACAATCAAAAATTATTTTGTTAGATGTGAATCGATCTGCTTTTGTTGATAAAGAATCAGAGCCATAATAAACGCAAAATGTCTGGAAGGAATGGAATCTGAATTCTCTTTGATACTTGAATTGATTGATTTATGGTAGCGGTCATAGCAATTACTTATCATTTTTATGAAAATAAATTCATCATCTTCATTAAGACATTCAATGAATTTATTCCAATCCTGTATTATCTTGTTAAATCCAATTTGTATTTCAATTTCTGATTCTTTGCTTGACTGACAGACTTGAAAATCTTCATCTTTGATATTGTTGTTTTCGATTTGTATCGATGTAGTCAATGTGCCATGAACTATCTTGAAATTGTTGAAAATAAGACTTAGAATAATTGGTTCAATAGTTGTTGGATTAGATAAATTAGATGACGCATAATGATATAGTTTAGGGACTGAAAACAATCTATCAAATCGTTGTCTGTCTGCTTTACAGAGTTCTTTTTTAAAATCTATCCATTCTGATCTTTCAAGGTCTATTAACATTCTAAATGAGGAGACAGGACCACCCATCAGGCTTCACTCAAATTAACTAATCTTGTTGGTGGGAAGACTTTATCCCTGTCTAGATATGCCAATTGTTTGGTATTAACTATATTTATAGAATTGTTGTTCTGGCATGCTACTATTTGTTCTATTTTAAAAATCTGTTCAGTTTTATTTTTATTTTTATTTTTATCGGTAGAGCACTTTATGTTGATAGCGTTATTGAATTTGAATGTTATAGAATTGTCCTTAATATTCCCACAATCATCGCAAGTTAGAATTACGAAATATTTTACTGAAAGACCGATCAAAACATCAATCATTTCATTGATTATGTTTATATTCTCTTGAATAGCATTTCTTGGTGTTTCTGAATAACCATTATTCTCAAATTTTTTCATTCTACTTTTTACATTTGAAGAAACCAAAGTATCGAACAGATCCAATACAATGATCTGTAATTTGTTACCTATTTCTTTTACTATCTTGGGAAGTTCATAAATTAACATATTAGCCAATTGCGAAAATGTGAAGGCTCTCGCAATGATAATCCCATCAAGGATACTGTTAAGGTCTGTTTCCTTCTTTATTGTTTGATTAACTAAATTGATATAGAAACTTCCTAGATTATTACCGCTTCCTGCATCTATTAGAATGGTTCTTTTCTTTTCAACCTTATTATCTTTATCACTTGTTTTACATGAATGATAATCAATGCAAATTCTTGCAATAACACGATTCAAAAAATTACTGCTTTGACGGGATTGATTTTGGATACAAATGTTTTTCTTATCTGAAAAAGATAAGAGTTTATCGATCTCAGGTACACCAAATAATTTCCTGTTTATATCATTAAATTCATCAAAGGCAGTACAAAAATTATTATCTACATTGTAATTGTTCTCTAGACAATGGGACGCTTGCATATTAACCTTTTACACCTACGTAAAGTTATTTCAGATAGTTTCTGCACTAGACGATGAGCGCTTGAAGATTTTTCGAATTGGCTTTGTTGTACAAACTATGGGCAATTTTATTATTTTTTTTGAATTTGTCATACTACTATATGTTATAACATGTTAATATATATTACGCAGCGTAATACAAGTATCCATTATGTAATAATTATCATAAAACTAAACATCATGCTATCATATTATACCACCTAAAAGGCATCGAACAAATGGTGTAGAATTAGTTACCTTACAGGCAATTGCCGTAAAGCGCAAAGAGAAAAATGAAAAAGAGAGAAAGGTAAAAGAATCCATGGCTTTAACATGTTTAAGACTTGATTTACGGAACCCGAAATTGCACTATCCGCACCACACATATTCTTTCATTCATATTTAAAAGTAAATTATTTATTAAAATTAATTTTAAGGTTCTGCTAAAGGTAAAAGACAATAAACAAATAAGAAATTTGAATTCTTTGATATTAACATAATCATAAATACTCTCATTACCATATATTTTGGAAATGTATGATCAAATGCAATTCAAAAAAATTTTTGGTCCCTCTTTAGCTCTTATTTTTATTATCTTTTCTACAATTCCAATAAAAGCTTATTCGTATGATGGATTTTCAGTCACAAAAAATGATACAGTTCATGATGTCTCCAACTCCTCCAAAGTTTTAGTCAATATAACTTTTGATTCCCTTTTTATTAACAATGATAAGAATCTATTCGGAAAAGGTTTATGGAATTTTTCAGTTGATATAAATGATAAATCAATAGATCTACTTGTTAACGAAAAGGTAGACGAGGGACAAACAATCAGGTTTAACGGAAAAAATATCTCATTAGTAATACCAATATCAGATACCCTTTATTTGTTTTCTCAGCCTTATTATGTTCAAAAAACAGGAAAAATAGGTATTCTTGATTGGATATCTGAAAAGTATAATCAAACTAATAATTTTGGAAATGGAAGTCATATTGCAATTACCGATGATGGTAAAGAGGATACTGTTAATATTAATTTGGTGATTTACAAATACACTGCAATTATAAACAAAGATCCTGATTATGTTTTAAAATATCACATAAAAGCAACTCCAATAAGCAATAACAACCTGGCATACTAACTAACCTCCTCCTCCTCCTCTTTTATAATCATGTTATCTAGGACAATACATGATTCATAATTACTTTGTACTATCGTCAATATGTTTAATATTACAGGTGGAAATATACCATCATACTAACGTATTTTTTCATCTCTAATATATTTAAAATAAGTTCAAAATTGCATCATTAGTTAATGACAGTTTACGTCTGTTAGGAATAGTTCTGGTATTGATATTTTAAATAGGATTCTCAAATCAATAGTAGAAAAAAATACTTTCGCTTTCCATAGATAAACCAGAATTATGATTGACTAATTCTTTTTTGCAAAACCTGATACTTGACATCCCGGTAAACAATTTTGTACCGTAATATTAATGGTAATGTAATCATCAATATGCCTGTGATTTTCATGACCTATGATGGTTATAACATCATTAGATGAAATACTCGACGTAGTTCCCAATAAACATACATAATTCTTTGACTGATCTTTATTTAGAAATTTTTTGTATTCATCAAATTCAACAATAAGAAAAGGATCTCCGTTTAAAATCAAAGTGCCTTCGTTATTTTCATAAAGTGAAAGTTTCCCACTAAATTTCTTAATTCTTCCAGAAAAACACCAATTAGTAAATTCATGGCAATCCAATATATAATTACTCTACCGCTAACATATTAATGGTATCACTAGGATTTTGGGATTATTAATCCTGAAAAACTTGAAAATATTCAAACAAATAATAATGTAGTGTCAAAAGGCAAGATTGATTGCGAGCTAAAAATATTGATCATGTTCGCCCGTCAAATTTCTTACTAAATGCATATCTATCATCTATGACATTTGAAATAGAAAGATGGCTGAATTCATTAGCAGTAAGCAGCATAAACCTAACCACCAGCTCCCATTTGAAAGATTTGCATCAAGTATTAGATACACTGATTTTGACTTCTTCAAGAAAGATAATGATTGGATAATGTATATTTCAGACATCAATGGGCAGTTTAACTTATGGAGATATAACTCTAGTTTGACTTATGAGGGACAATGCTCTCCTTATCCATTAACTAATTTTATTGATCATTCTTTAAGACATTTTTTTTCTTCTCCGATAGATAACAGTTTAATCTTTTTCGCGGATCATCAAGGGGATGAAAATTTCCAGATATATAAAATTGATGATATTTTCAATTCATGGTATGAACCCATAAC
This Candidatus Nitrosocosmicus oleophilus DNA region includes the following protein-coding sequences:
- a CDS encoding RICIN domain-containing protein, whose protein sequence is MTKNKGNTHNYHLITAISLGLGIVSILLLSSNHLNYAYSETTYFIKSKLNGLVLDIPGSDPRPGAFIQTWTQNNGLGQQWTITGDGFIKSKLNGLVLEIRASDPRPGAYIQTWPQNNGLGQQWTITGDGFIKSKLNGMVLEIRASNPLPGAFIQTWTQNNGLGQQWTLEKLPESTSNNSFNVTN
- a CDS encoding cupredoxin domain-containing protein produces the protein MDNKNNLSNIRLLLAIAGMLVLSGPILYVFSNNVFAQTNSTGSIDLQPNINAENIFNTKTMTLGNNIKNLVILIPDEGHHAAGEDNEARFLDQHFVPENAVINTGTTVQWFNGDVGHERTIEVKDTDGSTTFFNTGEIVDSQASNHITFSNPGAYNYEAEGDPGVTMTGSVTVGNIQSSVTPSSTAISSSSNSSNIDTVGILMVPTQNIDDYIQQITGAGITVDNTYDFKDLRGGQEGTGDTQTLIVWTTGGKDLGETLSFFSGLSSELPYS
- a CDS encoding pyridoxamine 5'-phosphate oxidase family protein, whose amino-acid sequence is MKILNASPEIPGMTKEEADRFLESKLNLQFATIDDKGDPNIQPVWFYYNKDEKKLFIMTGKSTNKSRNVRERPNIYFCVEDGNSPYKGVKGKGVATIFEDPKIIIPTVEMIILKYLGSLDHPVAKIIMDRSKSEEGVVIEINPKFFSTWDFGKTKS
- a CDS encoding FAD-binding protein, translating into MIENNGSKTNYFYDVIVIGGGSAGLRAAIEAHDNGSVVLLISKSKQGDPHTVLARGGINAALGIMDPKDNWMIHASDTLIEGEHIADYERVEILCKSAPEAVSELVNWGARFHMEEDGRLTQRFFGAHTYRRTVFYEDWTGDEIIRVLMQQVKERKIDLMDNVYITKLLFKDNIENVDGHPNSSSSKIKGAIGMDIKDKQLVKFNCKSLILASGGYTRVYSISSSRNYEHYGEGIDLAYEAGVDLVDMEMVQFHPTGMVWPENSLGTLATEAIRGEGGILLNSKNERFMKEYYPERMELGPRDVVARAIYNEIAEGRGTVHKGVWLDVTHLPLKKILDRLPTMYKQFKDIAGVDISREKMEVGPTAHYSMGGLSVDINCKTKVEGLFAAGEVISQIHGANRLGGNSLLDTLVFGKIAGREASIFAKQLPTPQEDNPSESEAYNDIQKFEKDLFVVLDNPLSFRKEIQDIMDQVAGIVRSASSLQKGLEKILALKDRFYSQIRIFQKNELNNENLIKNFIMTLEVRSSLVVCESIIRSAFMRKESRGAHFRSDFPNIDNDVWHVNIYCTKVGGKMILYKQNVKEVKGILKEVIRDHSKPIHNNESE
- a CDS encoding extracellular solute-binding protein codes for the protein MDKKQNSLSLILFVIIGLYSAHLLGEFSSAKGTVVGNNQDKVLVMYAGSLVKIFEDVIGPAFQSESGYPYIGEGKGSVQVSNLIKDGFRAPDVFVSAGTVPMTRLMNTTPPLVDWLLKFGSAEIVIAYSPNSPHFGDLERARMGEIPWYEVVSQDGFKFGRTDPELDPKGYYGIITAELANSYYNDSSIKNRTFGEDRNPKQIFPEETLKTVLETGSLDAVIAYKHEAISRDLPYITLPKEINLGDPTYSDLYKLANYTLQSDQKTIYGEPVEFSITIPETVKNMDGAISFVDFMLSKNGSQKLKSQGLNPINITSEGNTNEIPLPIKEAIP